A portion of the Segatella copri DSM 18205 genome contains these proteins:
- the tilS gene encoding tRNA lysidine(34) synthetase TilS produces MNKIENIVKKYIIHHGMFKWQTPYIVALSGGADSVALLLILKNIGLNISAAHCNFHLRGEESDRDEQFCINLCQQQGISLSRIHFDTYAYAHLHKVSIEMAARNLRYSYFSQLVKDLHAGGICVAHHRDDNVETLLLNLLRGSGVDGLAAIAPKNGNILRPLLCISRQDILQYLKEKKQDFVTDSTNLEDDALRNKIRHHVVPLLESINPAASENIALTAKYIRQAKSILESMDSISITDSYRKVIYIPKVSVMNAVSPEFILHKELGRYGFHSNVIDDICESLFSQDRGVGKIWKNEDYMIVIDREQLLISNIKDLNNIQEQRAFRLPEEGIYNMDEGTQIKIRIFSHMGDFMPSKESQCITLDAEKVSFPLTYRLVKEGDRFQPFGMKGSKLLSDYMTDRKFDYIQKKTQHVLTDSKGDIIWLIGERTSEKTKITETTKKILEVIIK; encoded by the coding sequence ATGAACAAAATTGAAAATATCGTCAAAAAATATATTATTCACCATGGTATGTTCAAGTGGCAAACACCATATATCGTTGCCTTGTCCGGAGGTGCCGATAGCGTTGCCCTATTGCTTATCTTGAAAAATATAGGACTGAATATTTCTGCTGCGCACTGTAACTTTCACCTTCGCGGCGAAGAGAGTGACAGAGACGAGCAATTTTGTATAAATCTGTGCCAACAACAGGGAATCAGTTTGTCTCGAATCCATTTTGATACTTATGCTTATGCCCATTTGCACAAGGTAAGTATCGAAATGGCTGCACGCAACTTACGCTACAGCTATTTTTCCCAATTAGTAAAAGACTTGCATGCAGGAGGCATTTGTGTGGCCCATCATCGCGATGACAATGTAGAAACTTTACTTCTGAATCTGTTAAGAGGATCCGGAGTAGACGGATTAGCAGCCATCGCCCCCAAAAACGGAAATATTCTGCGCCCTCTTCTCTGCATCAGCCGACAGGATATATTGCAATACCTAAAAGAAAAAAAGCAAGATTTTGTCACAGATTCAACAAATTTGGAAGACGATGCTTTAAGAAATAAAATTCGCCATCATGTAGTACCTCTTTTGGAAAGTATCAACCCGGCAGCAAGTGAAAATATCGCTCTCACTGCCAAATACATACGCCAAGCGAAAAGTATACTTGAGAGCATGGATAGCATCAGTATAACCGACTCTTATAGGAAAGTTATATATATCCCTAAAGTATCTGTCATGAATGCTGTAAGTCCGGAATTCATACTCCATAAAGAATTAGGCAGATATGGTTTTCATAGCAATGTCATTGATGACATCTGTGAAAGCCTCTTCAGTCAGGATCGTGGTGTCGGTAAAATTTGGAAAAACGAAGACTATATGATAGTCATCGACAGAGAACAGCTGTTGATCTCTAACATAAAAGACTTGAATAACATTCAGGAGCAAAGAGCGTTCCGACTGCCAGAAGAAGGCATTTACAACATGGACGAAGGAACCCAAATCAAGATAAGAATCTTCTCGCATATGGGTGACTTCATGCCAAGCAAAGAATCGCAATGTATCACTTTAGATGCTGAAAAAGTCAGTTTTCCCCTCACCTACCGACTGGTAAAAGAAGGCGATAGATTTCAACCTTTCGGCATGAAGGGTAGCAAACTGTTGAGTGACTATATGACCGATAGGAAATTTGACTATATACAAAAGAAGACACAGCATGTATTAACTGATAGTAAAGGTGATATCATCTGGCTTATCGGCGAACGTACGTCTGAAAAAACAAAGATTACCGAAACCACCAAGAAAATATTGGAGGTCATCATTAAATGA
- the kdsB gene encoding 3-deoxy-manno-octulosonate cytidylyltransferase: protein MKFIGIIPARYASTRFPGKPLAMLDGKPVIQHVYEKVASCLEAAYVATDDERIFNAVEAFGGKAVMTRKDHKSGTDRIEEAIEKIGGDWDVIVNVQGDEPFVDKSQLETICQCFDDPTTQIATLGKAFTSMEAVKNPNSPKIVVDNQGFAMYFSRSIIPYVRGKEEEEWLKSFPYLKHLGIYAYRKEVLKEVTKQPQSSLEIAESLEQLRWLQNGYKIKVGTTDVETVGIDTPEDLQRAEDFLKNRK, encoded by the coding sequence ATGAAATTTATAGGAATTATTCCAGCAAGATACGCATCAACACGTTTCCCGGGAAAGCCACTTGCCATGTTAGATGGCAAACCAGTGATACAGCATGTTTATGAGAAAGTAGCAAGTTGTCTAGAAGCAGCCTATGTTGCAACAGACGATGAGCGAATTTTCAATGCCGTAGAAGCATTTGGCGGTAAAGCTGTTATGACGCGCAAGGATCATAAGAGCGGTACTGACCGCATAGAAGAAGCTATCGAAAAAATTGGTGGAGACTGGGATGTCATTGTCAATGTTCAAGGAGATGAACCTTTTGTTGACAAGAGTCAACTGGAAACCATCTGCCAGTGTTTTGATGACCCAACAACCCAAATTGCCACTTTAGGAAAAGCTTTTACCAGTATGGAAGCTGTAAAAAATCCTAATAGTCCAAAAATTGTTGTAGACAATCAAGGCTTTGCTATGTATTTCTCTCGCAGCATCATTCCATACGTAAGAGGAAAAGAAGAGGAAGAATGGCTCAAGAGTTTTCCTTATCTGAAACATTTGGGCATCTATGCTTACCGCAAAGAAGTTTTAAAAGAGGTAACCAAACAGCCACAAAGCTCACTAGAAATAGCAGAGAGTCTGGAACAACTTCGATGGCTGCAGAATGGCTACAAGATAAAAGTTGGTACTACAGATGTAGAAACTGTAGGCATCGACACACCAGAAGATTTGCAGCGGGCAGAAGACTTTTTGAAAAACAGAAAGTAA
- a CDS encoding UvrD-helicase domain-containing protein: MSSQLTVYKASAGSGKTFTLAREYMTLVIANPASYRTILAVTFTNKATEEMKMRILGKLYEIAHGLPEANDYVNQIQQALPYLSSKQIQKNAESALHLLIHNYNYFRVMTIDTFFQSVLRNLARELDLTANLRIELNDYQIEQHAVDELIESLEDTDRLLFWIMDYIKENIDDDKSWNVIGQIKKFGENIFKDYYKAHSDKLTELMEQEDFFKDFTDRMKKMRNKAKEQLKEIAATFFDSLEEEGFTSDDLAGKTRGIWSYFNKLKNGKYSDDDLHNDTFCKCRESPEAWVKKSDVKNCTDIFNYVESVLYPILLFAEDNRPRLTRIFKSTDLTIKHLNQLRLLGSIDKKVREMNREANRFLLSDTQTLLNSLIKDSDSPFIFEKIGTQLDHIMIDEFQDTSTIQWKNFKVLLEETMSREDAGNLIVGDVKQSIYRWRSGDWRLLNNIDKEFNKSAKKVSIETLGTNYRSDRNIIEFNNAFFTEAVKLEIEDLKDIGPEECKQLENAYSDVCQQVPVHHSNPNGSISIHLLGGENIEDRMMQTTLDTVDKLVERGVPCNKIAILVRSNRNIQDIAEYFMNHSDYPLVSDEAFRLDASQAVCTLVNALYILVHPNDNIALATLNKFCDTYSVAGNMPEQLLTNRSEYLEMPLFDLTERLFAELKLGEIKDMIKQTAYICTFYDCLSKYLTDNSSDITGFLKEWDNRIHEKSIHSDGDGGIRFLTIHKSKGLEYDHVIMPYCDWQLEKANTIWCTPQEAPYNELPLVPIDFSAKLMKQSIYEADYNHEHLQNIVDNLNLLYVAFTRASHNLIVIGKRANSAYRSAIIESVLDKVASRLEANDVKMKLTGIGSDAKTDDISFCYNEIYVPDSSKKSNEKKDTNVLSAYSQPLEIKINVTPEMPEFRQSNQSRDFIKRDETEEQQKFYIKMGTILHNLFSTIRTVDDIDGALKQLELDGLLYDQDLTPEKIKEMIRKRLESPKVAKWFDKELTILNECSILTVENGKVAEYRPDRVMQNSKNETIVVDFKFGKQKVEHHEQVRKYIGLLRSMGHHRVKGYLWYVYPNRIVEVIK, encoded by the coding sequence ATGAGTTCACAACTAACTGTTTATAAAGCAAGTGCAGGATCAGGTAAAACATTTACTTTGGCTCGCGAGTATATGACACTCGTGATAGCTAATCCTGCTTCCTACAGAACCATTCTTGCAGTAACCTTCACCAACAAAGCTACTGAAGAAATGAAAATGCGTATCTTAGGAAAATTATACGAAATTGCACACGGACTACCAGAAGCAAACGATTATGTAAATCAAATACAACAGGCTTTACCATATCTTTCATCCAAACAAATTCAGAAAAATGCAGAATCAGCCCTGCATTTGCTCATACATAATTATAACTATTTCCGGGTTATGACCATCGATACGTTCTTTCAGAGTGTATTGAGAAATCTAGCACGTGAACTTGATCTGACTGCCAATTTACGGATAGAACTCAATGACTATCAAATAGAACAGCATGCCGTTGATGAACTTATAGAAAGTCTTGAAGATACCGATCGTCTGCTTTTCTGGATTATGGATTATATCAAAGAAAATATTGATGATGATAAGAGTTGGAATGTCATAGGACAAATCAAGAAATTCGGTGAGAACATATTCAAGGATTATTACAAAGCTCATTCCGACAAGCTGACAGAATTGATGGAACAAGAAGATTTCTTCAAGGATTTTACCGACCGAATGAAAAAGATGCGCAATAAGGCAAAAGAGCAGCTTAAAGAAATTGCTGCTACTTTTTTCGATTCCCTTGAAGAAGAAGGCTTTACGTCAGACGACTTAGCTGGAAAAACGAGAGGTATTTGGAGCTATTTCAACAAGCTGAAAAATGGCAAATACAGTGATGATGATCTACATAATGATACTTTCTGTAAATGTCGGGAAAGTCCGGAAGCATGGGTCAAAAAATCTGATGTAAAAAATTGTACTGATATCTTCAATTATGTAGAATCGGTGCTCTACCCTATTCTGCTGTTTGCAGAAGATAATCGTCCAAGACTCACCCGAATCTTCAAAAGTACCGATCTGACCATAAAGCATCTTAATCAGCTCCGCCTTTTGGGAAGCATAGATAAAAAAGTCAGGGAGATGAACAGAGAGGCAAACCGTTTCCTTTTGAGCGATACTCAGACCTTGCTCAACTCACTGATAAAGGATAGCGATTCGCCATTCATCTTTGAAAAGATTGGCACTCAACTCGACCATATAATGATAGACGAGTTCCAAGATACCAGCACCATCCAATGGAAGAACTTTAAAGTGCTGCTCGAAGAAACCATGAGTAGAGAAGATGCAGGTAACCTCATTGTTGGTGACGTAAAACAAAGTATTTACAGATGGCGATCCGGCGATTGGAGACTGCTCAATAATATCGATAAAGAATTTAATAAAAGCGCGAAAAAAGTAAGCATAGAAACTTTGGGTACCAACTACCGCTCTGATAGAAACATCATTGAGTTTAACAATGCTTTTTTCACAGAAGCAGTAAAGTTGGAGATTGAAGACCTGAAAGATATAGGTCCTGAGGAATGTAAACAGCTGGAAAACGCATATAGCGATGTCTGCCAGCAAGTACCAGTCCACCATTCTAATCCTAATGGTTCTATCAGTATCCATCTCCTGGGCGGTGAAAATATTGAAGACAGAATGATGCAAACAACCTTGGACACTGTAGACAAGTTGGTTGAAAGAGGTGTTCCTTGCAACAAAATAGCAATCCTGGTAAGAAGCAACCGTAACATACAGGACATTGCTGAGTATTTTATGAACCATTCCGACTATCCGTTGGTTTCAGATGAGGCATTCAGGCTGGATGCCTCCCAAGCAGTATGCACATTGGTTAACGCTCTCTACATACTGGTACACCCAAATGACAATATTGCATTAGCAACTCTCAACAAGTTTTGTGACACGTATTCTGTAGCAGGAAATATGCCGGAACAACTTTTGACCAATCGTTCTGAGTATCTGGAAATGCCACTGTTCGATCTCACAGAACGCCTTTTTGCAGAACTTAAACTTGGCGAAATAAAAGACATGATCAAGCAAACTGCCTACATCTGTACTTTTTATGATTGCTTAAGTAAATATCTCACAGATAACAGTAGTGATATCACTGGATTTCTGAAAGAGTGGGATAACCGTATCCACGAAAAAAGCATCCATAGCGATGGCGATGGAGGTATCAGATTCCTTACTATACATAAGAGTAAGGGACTGGAATACGATCATGTTATCATGCCTTACTGTGACTGGCAACTAGAAAAAGCCAACACGATCTGGTGCACACCGCAAGAAGCTCCATACAACGAGCTTCCACTGGTACCTATAGATTTCAGTGCTAAACTGATGAAGCAAAGTATATATGAAGCAGATTATAATCATGAACATCTGCAAAACATAGTCGACAATTTGAATCTGCTTTATGTAGCCTTCACACGTGCCAGTCATAACCTGATTGTAATTGGCAAACGAGCTAATAGTGCATATCGTTCTGCCATTATCGAATCCGTACTCGATAAGGTAGCCAGTCGACTTGAAGCTAATGATGTAAAGATGAAGTTAACAGGAATAGGTTCTGATGCCAAAACAGATGACATATCTTTCTGCTATAATGAAATATATGTACCTGATTCTTCCAAGAAATCAAACGAGAAGAAGGATACAAACGTGCTCTCAGCCTATTCTCAACCTTTAGAAATTAAAATAAATGTTACGCCTGAAATGCCAGAATTCAGACAAAGTAACCAGAGCCGTGACTTTATAAAGCGTGATGAAACTGAAGAACAACAGAAGTTTTATATCAAAATGGGTACCATTTTGCACAACCTCTTTTCTACAATACGCACGGTTGATGATATTGATGGAGCCCTGAAACAGTTGGAGTTAGACGGACTTTTATACGACCAAGACCTCACACCAGAGAAAATAAAGGAGATGATCAGGAAAAGACTTGAATCACCAAAGGTCGCAAAATGGTTTGACAAGGAACTGACCATACTAAATGAATGTTCTATCCTGACAGTTGAAAATGGAAAAGTGGCTGAATACCGTCCAGACCGCGTGATGCAAAACTCAAAAAATGAAACCATCGTGGTAGACTTCAAATTCGGTAAACAGAAAGTAGAACACCATGAACAGGTTAGAAAATACATCGGTTTATTAAGAAGCATGGGACATCACCGAGTAAAAGGTTATCTATGGTATGTATACCCTAACAGAATAGTTGAAGTAATAAAATAA
- a CDS encoding DUF5686 family protein, with protein MKKYQTHIILTIIFCMMAFAAHARRMSPRDAFSDSVMCLVFKYAQSVDTTGRAEHKSYAYTKFQIKTNKRNATLMLVPTMYAVAHGGGRRFISEFYNQMTLDANGRPVAKRLLNISTIPHRRNTLSSVLKYMTPTVYGETLFETNILSPFHYKNRRYYKYAVTQLPFGKAQVYVYPRLKNTQVIEARAIVDSQSGKISMVDFEGEYDMTRFYISIIMGKDGFGSLSPARCSMRANFSFMGNKITGMYTTVYGLPKILSDSLNNVADTALMAKVRPIELNQDEADIYKKFYEKRNQITDSLNNHIPEKNFAKDILWDVIGDNVLNRISQGFGKQNQGYFRISPILNPLYMGYSERKGIVYKFDLKGGYRFTENLELGLRFKGGYSMKQHRFYFNIPLTFNYNQKHNGYLKLEIGNGNRISNNRVARKMLGISKPEDNDFLNPLFSEYPGLSLPEISTDIDANNRKLTEFKDDYLRLTNHWSFNDYVGFEVGLVSHQRKAVVESFYKLFKNPSKYVSVAPAVALELLPWGKKGSIFKIDYEKGWKNLLGSNIDYERVEADAQTIFQASRRQSYSIRLGAGFYTRKGDHWDFVDYTNFHDDNIPGGWNDSWSGEFELLPSQWYNASDYYVRGNFTYEAPMIATAWLPLIGKYIEAERLYVSSLVVNHLHPYTEWGYGVTTRAITLGFFAAFKNTKYNGIGCRFGFELFRDW; from the coding sequence ATGAAGAAATATCAAACACACATCATTTTGACGATTATCTTCTGCATGATGGCTTTTGCAGCACATGCAAGAAGAATGTCACCGAGAGACGCCTTTAGTGACTCGGTGATGTGTTTGGTATTTAAATATGCGCAATCTGTTGACACAACAGGTAGAGCTGAGCACAAGAGTTATGCCTACACTAAATTTCAAATCAAAACAAACAAACGTAATGCAACGCTCATGCTAGTACCGACAATGTATGCGGTGGCTCATGGCGGTGGCAGGAGATTCATCAGCGAGTTTTATAACCAAATGACGCTAGACGCAAATGGCAGACCAGTTGCCAAGCGTTTGCTGAACATAAGCACCATTCCGCATAGAAGAAACACATTGTCATCAGTTTTGAAATACATGACTCCAACGGTATATGGAGAAACACTTTTCGAAACTAATATTCTTTCTCCTTTCCACTATAAGAATCGCAGATATTATAAATATGCCGTCACCCAATTACCATTCGGCAAAGCACAAGTCTACGTATATCCACGTCTCAAAAACACCCAAGTTATTGAAGCACGTGCCATAGTTGATTCCCAAAGCGGAAAGATAAGCATGGTAGACTTTGAGGGCGAATATGATATGACCCGTTTCTATATCTCTATTATTATGGGTAAAGACGGATTTGGTTCACTTTCTCCTGCAAGATGCAGCATGAGAGCCAACTTCAGTTTTATGGGTAACAAGATAACGGGCATGTATACAACTGTATACGGACTGCCGAAAATATTAAGTGATTCACTCAATAATGTTGCCGACACTGCATTAATGGCAAAAGTGCGCCCTATTGAGTTAAACCAAGATGAGGCTGACATATATAAAAAATTCTACGAAAAAAGGAACCAAATAACAGATTCCTTGAATAACCACATACCAGAGAAAAACTTTGCAAAAGACATACTTTGGGATGTTATCGGTGACAATGTATTAAACAGGATTTCCCAAGGCTTCGGTAAGCAAAACCAAGGCTACTTCCGTATCAGTCCTATTCTCAACCCACTCTATATGGGATACTCCGAGCGAAAAGGAATTGTATACAAGTTTGACCTGAAGGGAGGCTACAGGTTTACAGAAAATCTGGAATTGGGGCTTCGCTTTAAAGGAGGTTACAGTATGAAACAACACAGATTTTATTTCAATATACCATTGACATTCAACTATAACCAGAAGCACAATGGATATCTGAAGTTAGAAATCGGTAACGGTAATAGAATATCGAATAATCGTGTTGCACGAAAGATGTTAGGCATCAGCAAACCTGAAGATAACGATTTTCTAAATCCACTATTCTCAGAATATCCAGGATTGTCATTACCGGAAATCTCAACAGATATTGATGCTAATAACAGGAAACTGACAGAGTTTAAAGATGATTATCTTCGTCTAACTAACCACTGGAGTTTCAACGACTATGTCGGTTTTGAAGTAGGTTTAGTTTCACATCAACGAAAAGCTGTAGTAGAAAGTTTCTATAAACTGTTTAAAAATCCAAGCAAATATGTATCAGTAGCACCAGCTGTAGCTTTAGAACTCTTACCATGGGGTAAGAAAGGCTCTATCTTTAAGATAGACTATGAAAAGGGATGGAAAAACCTACTAGGTTCAAACATAGACTACGAACGGGTAGAAGCAGATGCACAAACTATTTTTCAAGCATCACGCCGTCAATCATATTCTATAAGGTTAGGAGCTGGCTTTTATACCCGCAAAGGTGATCATTGGGACTTCGTTGACTATACCAATTTCCATGACGACAATATTCCTGGAGGCTGGAATGATAGCTGGAGTGGAGAATTCGAATTACTGCCATCCCAATGGTATAATGCCAGTGATTATTACGTTCGCGGAAATTTCACTTATGAAGCTCCCATGATTGCAACTGCATGGCTCCCCCTGATTGGGAAATATATAGAAGCAGAGCGTCTGTATGTAAGCAGTCTTGTTGTAAACCATTTACACCCATATACAGAATGGGGATATGGAGTAACAACAAGAGCTATTACATTAGGATTCTTTGCAGCCTTCAAAAACACGAAGTATAATGGCATAGGCTGTCGCTTCGGTTTTGAACTATTTAGAGATTGGTAA
- a CDS encoding GH25 family lysozyme yields MKKKILYSTSLVLILLAAASTWSYYCLNPSSDRVNKAKANIKVYSHYELIQNGKTILRFDEDTTTLAANFMNRWALIPSCEGRLAACYNNSISRNHYLGKDADSIFKEKVDSLDSLYRDSKWKVGELNYYIHSHSVLDAGYNSICAYTQHELELRDSAKKLLDSLKHVQKKGHFKLKRSISYQAYYRDENGKWKSQACKLIKAMNGETAQESHTFQLSSETTPEGVKAISPQLAASLATAHGVTLRRSIDYTLLPDSLGYYRGTTDSIYQPNGHGCWQGYDGTYYEGYWKNGKREGFGFSIAPKKPLRIGEWKNDRYKGERLVYTSERIYGIDLSKYQHGKGRKKYAINWNRLRITHLGRLSKKTISGTVNFPIRFIYIKSTEGKSLLNPYYRKDYRDAKAHGYKVGTYHFFTTITPAAEQARHFLKHSIIRKGDFPPVLDVEPLPSQIKKMGGSGVLFARIRTWLRIVERATGVKPILYISQTFVNRYLPKAPDLKHNYQVWIARYGEYKPDIRLVYWQLCPDGRVAGIHGEVDINVFNGYDDAFQSFVKNKTVK; encoded by the coding sequence ATGAAAAAGAAAATATTATATAGCACAAGTTTAGTTCTCATTCTGTTGGCTGCCGCCAGCACATGGAGCTATTATTGTCTGAACCCATCAAGTGATAGAGTGAACAAGGCAAAAGCAAACATAAAAGTATACAGTCACTACGAATTAATTCAAAATGGAAAAACAATACTCCGATTCGACGAAGACACTACGACACTGGCTGCCAACTTTATGAATCGTTGGGCGTTGATTCCTTCATGTGAAGGAAGACTTGCCGCCTGCTACAACAACAGCATCAGCCGGAATCACTATCTTGGCAAAGATGCGGATAGCATCTTTAAAGAGAAAGTTGATTCTTTAGACAGTTTGTATAGAGACTCCAAATGGAAAGTTGGAGAACTGAACTATTATATTCACTCTCATTCTGTCCTGGATGCAGGCTACAACTCTATTTGCGCTTATACCCAACACGAACTTGAACTACGCGATTCTGCCAAGAAACTGCTTGATTCCCTGAAACATGTACAGAAAAAGGGACATTTCAAGTTGAAACGCTCCATTTCATATCAAGCCTATTATAGAGACGAGAACGGAAAATGGAAGAGTCAGGCATGCAAACTCATCAAAGCAATGAATGGAGAAACTGCACAAGAAAGCCACACATTCCAACTTTCCTCAGAAACAACTCCTGAAGGGGTTAAAGCTATTTCACCTCAACTTGCAGCATCTTTAGCAACAGCTCATGGAGTCACACTTCGACGCTCTATTGATTACACCCTCTTACCTGATTCTCTAGGATATTACCGGGGTACAACCGACAGTATCTATCAACCAAACGGTCATGGATGCTGGCAAGGATACGATGGAACCTATTATGAAGGTTACTGGAAAAACGGAAAACGTGAAGGATTCGGATTCAGCATTGCTCCCAAGAAGCCTTTACGAATAGGCGAATGGAAAAATGACCGTTATAAAGGCGAAAGACTCGTATATACATCGGAACGTATTTATGGCATTGATCTGAGCAAATACCAGCATGGAAAAGGCAGAAAAAAATATGCTATCAACTGGAACCGTTTACGCATTACACATCTTGGACGTCTCAGCAAAAAGACCATATCAGGAACAGTAAACTTCCCGATTCGCTTCATCTATATCAAGAGTACAGAAGGTAAATCGCTGTTAAATCCTTATTATAGAAAAGATTATCGTGATGCAAAAGCACATGGTTACAAGGTTGGAACCTATCACTTCTTTACCACCATCACACCTGCTGCCGAACAAGCACGACACTTTCTGAAACACAGTATCATTAGGAAAGGCGATTTTCCTCCAGTTCTTGATGTTGAACCGCTTCCTAGTCAAATCAAGAAAATGGGAGGGTCGGGTGTATTGTTTGCACGCATTAGAACTTGGCTTAGAATTGTAGAAAGAGCAACTGGTGTTAAGCCTATTCTTTACATCAGCCAAACTTTCGTAAATCGCTATCTGCCAAAGGCTCCCGATCTGAAACATAACTACCAGGTTTGGATTGCACGATATGGAGAGTATAAACCAGACATCCGATTGGTATATTGGCAACTCTGCCCCGACGGAAGAGTAGCAGGAATACATGGAGAGGTAGACATCAACGTGTTTAACGGATACGATGACGCTTTTCAAAGTTTTGTTAAGAACAAGACCGTAAAATAA
- a CDS encoding sigma-70 family RNA polymerase sigma factor: MRQLKIQKSITNRNSEALDKYLVEIGRAPMVSIDEEIELAQAIRKGGRAGERAKNKLIEANLRFVVSVAKQYQHQGLTLTDLIDEGNIGLIKAAERFDETRGFKFISYAVWWIRQSILQAIAEQSRIVRLPLNQVGSLNKVNQEINKFEQENQRRPSVEELAARTGVDEDKISQSMAASGHHVSIDAPFSDDDDNSMADVMASGDDARTDKQVDHESMAQDLRQVLKVCLKDRELKIICACYGIGETEKGLEEIGDKMGLTRERVRQIREKSITKLRESGKIGILMKYLG; the protein is encoded by the coding sequence ATGAGACAGCTTAAGATACAAAAGAGTATAACCAATCGTAATAGTGAAGCCCTCGACAAATATCTTGTAGAGATAGGTAGAGCCCCAATGGTTTCTATTGATGAAGAAATAGAATTGGCTCAAGCTATCCGCAAGGGAGGCAGAGCTGGCGAAAGAGCAAAGAATAAGTTGATTGAAGCCAACTTACGTTTTGTGGTGTCGGTAGCAAAACAATATCAGCACCAGGGACTCACCTTGACAGACTTGATTGACGAAGGAAACATCGGACTCATCAAAGCAGCAGAACGCTTCGACGAAACACGAGGGTTCAAATTTATCTCATACGCTGTATGGTGGATTCGTCAGAGCATTTTACAGGCAATAGCAGAGCAAAGCCGAATTGTTCGACTTCCTCTCAACCAGGTAGGATCACTCAATAAGGTAAACCAGGAAATTAATAAGTTTGAGCAGGAAAACCAACGTCGTCCAAGCGTTGAAGAACTTGCTGCCAGAACGGGTGTTGACGAGGACAAGATTTCTCAGAGCATGGCTGCCAGTGGTCATCATGTAAGCATCGATGCTCCATTCAGTGATGACGATGACAACTCTATGGCAGATGTAATGGCAAGCGGAGACGATGCCAGAACAGACAAGCAGGTTGACCATGAAAGTATGGCACAAGACCTAAGACAGGTTTTAAAAGTTTGCCTCAAGGATCGCGAACTGAAAATTATCTGCGCATGCTACGGAATTGGGGAAACCGAAAAGGGGCTCGAGGAAATTGGTGATAAAATGGGGCTGACACGTGAGCGAGTTCGCCAAATAAGAGAAAAAAGCATCACCAAACTGAGAGAATCCGGGAAGATAGGAATCCTTATGAAATATCTTGGCTAG